The genomic region TTACGCACATGGTAAATACAGTGTACTTATTTGTATTCAGGGTATGGATACTTCGGGCAAGGATAGCCTAATAAGAGAAGTTTTCAAGGATTTTAATGTAAGAGGGGTTGTAGTTCACAGTTTTAAAGTGCCGACCGAACTGGAGCTAAAGCACGATTATATATGGAGGCATTATATCGCCTTACCGGCCAAAGGAAAATTTGGCGTTTTTAATAGAACCCACTATGAGAATGTTTTGGTGACCAGGGTACATCCCGAATATATTTTGGGCGAACATATTCCCGGTGTGCATGATGTAGCTGATATAAATCAAAATTTTTGGGACAAACGTTTTGAACAGATCAATGCTTTTGAGCGTCATATCTCAGAGAACGGTACTATCATCTTCAAATTCTTTTTACATCTTTCCAAAGAAGAGCAAAGGCAAAGGTTGCTCCGGCGGTTGGAGCTAAAGCGAAAAAACTGGAAGTTTTCCCCAGGGGACCTCAAGGAACGCAAGTTATGGGATTCGTATATGCAATGTTATCAAGAGGCCATTTCCAAAACTACAAAGCCGCACGCCCCATGGTTTATCATCCCTGCGGACAATAAAAAGGCGGCTCGGGTAATATTTGCCAATATATTGTTGCAAGAATTAAAAAAATACAAAGATATTACCGAACCAGAGTTGGATGAAAAAATAAAGGCTAATTTAGAGCAATACAAAAACCAATTACAAAGCGAATGAAATCAAGCAAACTATACGTTGTGGCATTCTTGTGCGTTACATCGTTATTCTCTCAAAAATCCGATGAGCAACAAATAAAGTCGATTTATGATCTGGCCTTGACCCAAGGCAAATCGTATGATTGGTTGAACCACTTGTCCAACCAAATCGGCGGACGGTTATCTGGCTCCGTTCAAGCGGAGCAAGCTGTAGATTATACCAAATCCCAGTTAGACTCCCTTGGTTTTGATAAGGTTTGGTTACAGCCCGTTATGGTACCCAAATGGGTTCGTGGCATTCCGGAATTCGCTTATATAGAGAGTAAGCCTGGTATTACGACCAATGTGCCCATTTGCGCTTTGGGCGGTTCGGTAGCTACCCCTCCAGGCGGTATAAAAGCAAATGTTGTTGAGGTTCAAAGCATAGAGGAGCTTGAATCTTTGGGCGAGGCCAAGCTAAAAGGTAAGATAGTGTTCTTTAACCGGCCCATGCAAGCCGACTTGATCAGTACTTTTGCCGCTTATTCGGGATGTGTTGACCAACGGGGTCAAGGTGCAGCTGAAGCAGGAAAATATGGGGCTGTGGGCGTTATTGTCCGCTCCATGAATTTACGTTTGGACGATTACCCGCACACAGGTGCAATGGGGTATGGCGATACACCAAGTGAAAACAGAATACCTGCCGCTGCCATTAGTACAAATGGAGCGGAATTATTGAGTACTACCTTAAAGCTTAACCCTAACATTCAATTTTACTTTAAACAAAATTGTAAACAGCTTGATGATGTAAAATCCTATAATGTTATTGCAGAAATCAAGGGAAGTACGTTCCCTAACGAAATTATGGTCGTTGGTGGGCATTTGGACTCATGGGACCTGGGTGATGGCGCACACGACGATGGTGCGGGTTGTGTACAAAGTATGGAAGCTCTTCGTTTGTTAAAGGAAACGGGCTATACACCAAAAAGGACTATTAGGGTTGTACTTTTCATGAACGAGGAGAATGGTTTACGAGGCGGAAAAGAATACGCCGCAGTGGCAAAAAACAAAAACGAAAGCCATGTTTTTGCACTGGAAAGCGATGCGGGTGGGTTTACGCCTAGAGGTTTTTCCTTTAATGCATCCGAGGATAATATAAATATGGCCAAAAATTGGGCTACACTTTTTGAACCTTACTTAATTCATGTCTTCGTTGAAGGTTATGGTGGTGCTGACATCAATCCGTTAAAGAACAATAACGATGATATAGTTTTGGCCGGACTTAGACCAGATTCCCAGCGTTACTTTGACCATCACCATGCGGAGAACGACACTTTTGAACATATCAACAAAAGAGAGCTTGAGCTTGGTGGTGCTACCATGGCCAGCTTAATTTATCTTTTTGATAAATACGGAACTATAAAAAAATAGAACGAAGTTTATTGGGAAACTAAATTTGGATAACTTCGTTACTCCTCACTTTTTAAGTACCTTTGCGGCTCATTAAAATAGAGCAAAATGCAAGACGGAATTTACGCAAAATTCAATACGACAAAAGGAGAAATCTTAGTAAAACTTACCCATGATAAAACGCCGGGAACGGTGGGTAACTTTGTCGCTTTGGCAGAAGGTAACCTCGAAAACAGTGTTAAGCCACAAGGCACCCCCTATTATGATGGATTGAAATTTCATAGGGTTATACCTGACTTTATGATACAAGGTGGTTGCCCTTTAGGCACCGGTACAGGTGATGCAGGGTATAAGTTTGATGATGAATTTCACCCAGAGCTTACCCATGATGCCCCTGGAGTGTTATCTATGGCCAATGCCGGCCCTGGAACAAACGGGAGTCAATTTTTCATTACACATATAGCTACCCCTTGGCTAGATAATAAGCATACGGTTTTTGGCCACGTAGAACACGGTCAAGAAGTTGTAGATGAAATAGCACAAGGTGATGGTATTGAAAGTTTGGAGATCGTACGTGTAGGTGCCGATGCAGAAAACTGGAATGCCGTTGAGGCTTTTAGAACCTTTGAAGGTTCACGGGAAAAAAGATTGGCAGAAGAAAAGAAAAATGCGGAAGCCGCCTTGGAAGAGTTGGCCGCAGGTTTTGATAGGACCAGTAGCGGATTGCGATACAATATCATTCAAAAGGGGAATGGGCCAAAGGCCGAGAAAGGCCAAACGGTATCGGTACATTATGAAGGTTCTTTGACCAACGGGCAGGTATTTGATTCTTCCTACAAAAGAAAAGAGCCTATCGATTTTCAATTAGGGGCAGGTCAAGTAATCCCGGGCTGGGACGAAGGTATAAGTCTGCTACAAGTAGGGGATAAGGCTAGGTTTGTGATACCTTCACATTTAGCATATGGTAGTGCTGGAGCAGGAGGAGTGATCCCACCAAATGCCGTATTGATATTTGACGTTGAACTGATGAACGTGAAGTAAATATCGTATAAAACCTACATAAAGATATAAAGCCCTTTTAGGGCTTTTTTTATGTTTTGCCTTTACTGCCGTATAAACTGGCGACCAGTATGAACAGATTTATAAATATAAGAACCAATAATATGGTCAAAAATGTGGTCATGTGCATGGTATTAAGTCCAAAGAGCAAAGCTCTTTATGACAGAACAGCCCAAACGGAAAATACCCTACTTTTTTAACGTTTTTTGGCTTGATTAAGGCTAACCGCCAAAAGTAAGGCATTAATAAACAATAGTATGAATAGAATCCCAAAGAAAGTAGTCATAAAAGATTTGTGTTAAACGGGGCAAATAAAACTGTTTAATCTTTAGAGACGGTATTGTGCAAAAGGTTGCGTGAAAGTTCAACAAAAAATATAATACCATAAAAAAGCCCGCTCATTTGAGCGGGCTCTGTATCAAAAAAATTAAATCGTTACCTAGTCTACTACTTTCACATTAACGGCGTTCAATCCTTTTTTACCTTGTTGTAGTTCAAATTCTACAACGTCACCTTCTCGTACTTCGTCGATTAAACCGGAAATGTGTACAAAGTGATCTTCGTTCGAACCATCTTCAGTGATAAAACCATAACCTTTGGAATCATTGAAGAATTTTACTGTTCCTTTACTCATAATAAAAAAATTAAAATATTAAATTAAGCTGCAAAGATACTCTTTAATTGTTTAACTATATGATTTTTTGATAATTATATTACAATCTATGAAAGAAAGATATAATTGTTAAAGTGTTGGATCTGGTGTCATTCGCAAATAAGGCTTTATTTCGTCAACACCTTTATCAAACATTTCTTTAGCCTCTGAAGTTGATATTGCCGGACTTACCACGACATCCTGACCGTTTTCCCAATTGGCGGGAGTGGCCACTTTATGATAGGCCGTTAATTGTAAGGAATCTATAACACGCAGGAGTTCGTAAAAATTACGTCCCGTAGATGCGGGGTAGGTAAGGATTAATTTTACAGTCTTGTCTGGAGCTATAATAAATACTGAACGTACCGTAAGGTTGTTGTCTGCATTGGGGTGAATCATATCATACAGATCAGAAACTTTTTTGTCCTCATCGGCTATAATAGGGAAGTTTACCGTGGTTTGCTGAACTTCATTGATATCTTTTATCCATTCGGCATGTGATGCAGCTCCGTCAACACTCAATGCCAACATTTTTACATTGCGTTTATCAAACTCGTCCTTAAATTTTGCTGCCGTACCCAGTTCAGTGGTACAAACCGGAGTAAAATCTGCAGGATGTGAGAACAGGATTCCCCATCCGTCGCCTAAATAATCATATAAATTAATGCTGCCCATTGAGCTGTCTGCTGTAAAATCCGGAGCCTTATCGCCTAAACGTATTGTTGCCATTGTCTTTTTTTTAATGAAATTAATTATCCTATAAAATTAGTAGATTAATATATTGGGAGCATATCTTTTTGGTTAAAAATCTATTAAAGTTTCTTATTTTTAATTTATGGAAAGTATGGAGAGTTTACAATATCCCATAGGTCGTTTTAAGCGCCCCGGTGCTATTACCGATGTTCAAGTGAAAGATTGGATAGCGATGCTGGAAGATTTACCCGAGCGCTTGGAGCGACTGGTCAAAAACTTAAATGCTGAACAGTTGGATACGGCATATAGACCGGGTGGATGGACCGTTAGACAAGTGATACACCACATAGCGGATAGCCACCACCATAGTTATACTAGGTTTAAATGGGCTTTGACAGAAGATAAACCTGTAATCAAAGCGTATCGAGAAAAAAATTGGAGCGATCTTTTTGATGCAAAAACCGCTCCCATACAATTGTCATTGAATTACTTAAAGGTGTTGCATGCAAAATTAGTGTACTTGTTGAAGGGGCTTTCCAAGAGCGATATGAAATTATTTTATATTCATCCAGAAGATAACAGCATGGTTGCCCTTGAGGAAAATATTGCCAAATATGCATGGCATGGTAGCCATCATTATGCCCATATTGAAGGTTTGCTAAAGCGACAAGGATGGCTTTAGATGGTTTTTACCATAATGTACATAGCTTTCTCCGGTTCAATGACATTTTCGAAAGGTATTTTTGTTTTATCAAATATTTCAAATCCGTTTTTTAAGTAAAATTTCAAAGCGGGCCCCTTTTGCATGGTATCTAACCAAAGTATGGTTTTATGCAGTTTGTTGGCCCTTAGCGTGAGAAATTGTATTGCCTTTTTCCCAATGCCTTTTCCTGTAAATTCTTTGAGAATATAAATTTTATCTATGTATAACGAATCTTTGGCAGTGTAGTTTTTCAAGGGTTTGTTTAAGGTGATCTTTAGTATTCCGACCGGTTTTTTACCATAGTGTATGATAAATAGTATGGTGTTTTCATCTTTTTCTTCCTGTTGCAAAACAGCCTGCGTGAAACTGGTTAAAATGTAAGGAGAAGAGTCGCCATTGGGCCAAAGGTGTAAATAATGGTCGTTGTATGCTTTTGCGCCCACATTAATATAGGTTGGATAGTTATCAACGGTAAGTGGCTCAAAGTGTATAATGTTCTTCATTGAAACCTATACTTTTTCCCCTCCTTCCGGACCGTAAAATAGCACCCATGTGGAAAAATCGTTCGTAAAATTCTCAAACCGATGTTCAACACCGGCAGGGACAAAAAGAAAATCCCCTGCCTTGAACGAGGTTCGAGTACCTCCATTCAAAAATTCGCCGCTACCGGACACAATAACATATACTTCATCCCTAGTGTGGGGCTGTTGTAGATCTATCTTTTCTGGTTGGTATATCTCGACCGATAAACTACCATGTTCAAAGAGGTTCAAAAACGGTGAGTTGGTCTTGGCAAGTAGGGCCATAGCATCTTTACTATCAATTTTCATAATCGGTTTTTACTTTTTGGGTAAGTAGTGATTTTTTTGATTTGATTATTGGTCAACCCATTTGATATTACATCCTATACTGGGTTTTTGGTTTTTGGCTATTTCTTTACCATCCAATAGATTATCCATAGCGTCACGTAAATCCTTCCCTGTCAAAGGTTTTCCATTCCCGGGTCTGGAATCATCCAGTTGTCCACGGTACACTAATTTTAAATCGGAATCGAACAAATAAAAATCAGGCGTGCAGGCCGCATCATAGGCTTTTGCCACTGCCTGAGTCTCATCGTACAGATAAGGAAACGTATAATCCTCTGCTTTGGCTTTTAATTTCATGTATTTTGGGCCATCTTGGGGATAATTTTCAACATCGTTGCTTGAAATGGCCACAAAACCAATACCCTTGGGTTGGTATGTTTTTGCCATTTTTGAAATTTCGGGATTTACATGCACCACAAATGGGCAGTGATTGCAAATGAACATGATCAGCGTTCCCTTTTTTCCTGTAAGCGCATGTAGGTTCACTGTTTTATCCGTTACTGTGTCCAGTATGTTAAAATCCGGGGCAACCGTTCCCAGTGCCAACATATTGCTTTCCGTTCTTGCCATTTCTCAAATTTTAGCTTAAAGTTAAGTGTATTTATTTTGTTGGTCGTTGCTTTGCGGTATTTTTTGTAGACTAGATAACCTATGAAAATGATTGTCGTATTTTTAAGGTGGATGTCTTATCTTCATCATAATTGAAGGAAAATTGATTTGAGTAAAATATCATATGCCGTACTACGATTAATTATACGATGCGCCTTACGTCTCTATTTTACAAAAATCAAGATCAATGGCCTGCAAAACATTCCAAGGGACAAACCGGTCCTTTTTGTACCTAACCATCAGAATGCTCTTTTGGATGCCCTTTTGATCGTAACCCATAACCGAAGAAAGCCTTATTTTTTGACCCGTTCGGATGTTTTTAAGAGCAGAGCGCTAAAACGTGTTTTTAGTTTTCTCCGAATGCTGCCCATTTATCGTATTCGTGACGGTAAGGATGCATTGGCCAATAATCATGCAATTTTTGATAGGTGCTCCGAGTTACTGAAAAAGAACAAAACTCTGGTCGTTTTTCCGGAAGCCAACCATAATCTGCAAAGAAGGGTTCGCCCGTTGAGCAAAGGTTTTGTTCGAATATTACACACAGCATTGGTGCAAGAACCAAATTTGGATATTCAACTGATCCCTATTGGGTTCAATTATAAAGATGCCAAGGTTTTTCCGGATAGTGTTGCTGTGTACTATGGCAAACCGATTTCGGTCCAAAAAGAATATGATATAAATAGTGCCTTTCGTAGCACCGCCAGATTAAAAAAAATGGTAAGTGATGATTTGCAACAATTGACCACCCATATTCACGCCCATGATTACGAAAAAACAATAGCGGTCTTGGATGCCTTAGAACCGGATTATTTAGACCCAACGACCACAAATAGACTTTTACAGGATATAGAACTAAAAAAAGTTGCCCTGTCCACATCTCAAAAAAGAAAAATTAATATCGGTAAACCCCTATTTTGGGTATTGAATTTCCCCGTACTATTGTTATGGAAACATGTAGTATTGCCTAAGGTACCTGAAGACGAGTTTAGGAGCACGTTCCGGTTTGGTTATTTTTTGCTGTTCTATCCTTTATATTGTACGCTATTACTTATTTTTTTTGGTTTAGCCTTCGGGTATATGATTGCTGCAATGTTTGTGTTAGTACTTTTTATGTTTAATTGGGGGTATGTGAAATTTAAATATTGAAATATCCGGTCATTTTTTAACCAACCTTTTGAATTAGCATGATCAAAGTGTCAATAAAACTACAAAGTGGCACAAAACTTTTGTTATCCAACTCATTTTGAAACAAATGTTCGGGCTTGTCACAAAATTGAAAACCACTAGAATCTAAGCTTATTTATTTCGATTTTTTTATACCTTCTAATTTTTGAAATCCTGTTACATCAGCCCACCAAAGAAAATGGCATTCATCAACAATTTGTTGGTACCGTACCAAAATGCCCTAAAATTGGTGTTGTCAGTAAAGAGGATTACACGCCCTTTGCCCATACGATCTACTTTGAACGGCACACTGTTTTTTATGAGTTCCAGATTTTCCTCGGAAATATACCCGCTTTGTAATGGGTTGTTGGTGTATTGAATCGGATTATCGTAGCTATCCTTTTCCGGCTCCAAATAAATATTGGTATTTCTAAACAAGGACAAACGGTCTTTGGAATATCCAAAATTGATAGGGTGGGATCGGTCCAGTTTCGCCTCGAAAATAGCACCTCCGGTTACTTGGGCACCACTAAAATCGTTTCGTTGCTCAAAAGATATATTTTTGGCAACCAAGGTGTCTTTTTTGAACGTCAACTTTAGAAAATCGTTGGCATTCAGCCAATTGGCTACATTTCTATAGCCGATGAGGGTTCCGCCATCCTTTACCCATTCTTTTAATTTTTTTGCCTCGCTTTTGCCCAATCTACCACTAGGGATGATTATATCGGTATAACTGCTTAGGTCTGTCCGTTGAAAATCCTTGGTGTCCAACTTTGTTATTTTCATATCATAACGTGTATCGAACAAATGCCAAATCTCCCCGGCATCATAGGAACGTATGCCTTCGCCTACCAGCATGGCCACTTTTTGTTTGCCGATTGGGTCAAAATCGTTACTTCCTAAATCAATGCCTTTGGTAAGTCCTGTACCCACTGCCGTTATCTGAATTTTACTGTCTTGGGCAACTTTAGATAAAAAGGTATACAGATCAGTGGCATTCATGTTTTGGTTTTGCACCGGAACCATAATCGTACCGTAGTCATAGGTCTTGCCCTGCAGCGTAAATCGGGATTTGGCTACTTTGGCCCGTATGCCTTTCTGCGTAATGGTATTCAAGGCTTTAGGGGTGTAATATTCATGCCATTCGAACAAATATGCATAGTTGCTCTGTTGGTCTACACGGCCGTTTAAGGGTTGAAAATCGGTTATTTCCGGGCCAGCATTTGTCAAAGAGGTACTTTCGGTATAATCTATATTAAAAGCTAACGGAAAGGTCCAAGCCGATATATCGTAAAAAAGACTGTCGGTAAAAGTGGTTCGCTTTTCGAACATGGCCTTTATGAGCCTATGGTTTTTTTGATTCATGGGCACTACATAGCTACTTTCCTTTTTGAATGGTTTTCCGTCGATTTTGGCATCGTTGGAAAGCTCATGGAACTTTATTTTGTGCCTGTTGAGGATTTCGGCCAAATGCCATGCTTTTGCAGCATCTTTAGCATCCCCGAAAATGATGGCTTTTGTTTTGCTTTTTGCTGCTTCTTTTGCGGCAGAGGTATAAAAATCCCTTTGGTATCGTAGTATTTTGGACCGCATGTTCTTGGCCGCTTCTATCGTAGATAGCGCTGTGGTAAATTGATTGCGTATGGTAAACGGAAAAGTCAATATACCATTTTCACTTTCTTGAATATGCCCCCTAGAGCTGCCTTGCTCGAACAAAATACCTATGCTGCCATTCACATCGGGAAAGGTAGAGCCTTTGCCATAGTAGTAGTCATCATAGTTTTCTTCCGAATAATACAGGGAGCCTATTTTGTCAAGCGCTTTGGCATGATAGGTGCCTATTTCTGCGGTCAACTCCTGATTTATTTTTGGGGTCAATGGATGTACGCGTGTTGGTTCCCCTGGTTGAAAAAAGAAAGTGGAATTGGTTCCCATCTCGTGGTGGTCCGTTAAAATATTGGGCATCCATTTGTGAAAGCTTTCAATTCGTGCCCTACTTTCCGGTAATTGTACCGGTAGCCAGTCACGGTTCATATCAAACCAGTAATGATTGGTGCGACCGCCTGGCCAAACTTCGTCATATTCCCTATCATTGGGGTCGGCGTTTAACTGAATGCTCTTATTTGTGTTGGCCCAGTAGGCGAAACGTTGCAGCCCGTCGGGATTAAACGACGGATCCAATAAAATTACCATGTTATTCAATAATTCCTCAATTTCAGGGCCCTGCGCTGCGGCGAGATGATAGGCATAGGCCAACCCGGCATTGGAACCGCTGGGTTCATTACCGTGAATAGAAAATCCTTGATAGACAACTATGGGCATATTATCTATATCGGTAGAAATGCTTCCGTTTTCGGTTAGGGCGACGTGCTCTTGTCGAATTTGTTCTATGTTTTGATGGTTTTTAGGCGAGGTAATGGTCAACAACAATATGGGCCGTTCTTCAAAAGTTTCCCCACGATTCTCAATGGTGATGCGGTCGCTAGCTTTTGCCAAAGTCTGCATATAAAACATGAGTTTGTCATGGGTTACGTGCCATTCGCCAACCTCATGCCCTAGTATTGATTTTGGTGTGGGAATGCTTTCGTCATATGTTACGTCTTGGGGCAAATAATAGTCCAAACCTACACTTTCCTGGGCGTAGGCATTCAAACTAATCGTAACAGTTAAAAGAAATAGTATTTTTTTCATGTTGGTTTAGTTAAAAAA from Costertonia aggregata harbors:
- a CDS encoding peptidylprolyl isomerase, whose product is MQDGIYAKFNTTKGEILVKLTHDKTPGTVGNFVALAEGNLENSVKPQGTPYYDGLKFHRVIPDFMIQGGCPLGTGTGDAGYKFDDEFHPELTHDAPGVLSMANAGPGTNGSQFFITHIATPWLDNKHTVFGHVEHGQEVVDEIAQGDGIESLEIVRVGADAENWNAVEAFRTFEGSREKRLAEEKKNAEAALEELAAGFDRTSSGLRYNIIQKGNGPKAEKGQTVSVHYEGSLTNGQVFDSSYKRKEPIDFQLGAGQVIPGWDEGISLLQVGDKARFVIPSHLAYGSAGAGGVIPPNAVLIFDVELMNVK
- a CDS encoding lysophospholipid acyltransferase family protein translates to MSKISYAVLRLIIRCALRLYFTKIKINGLQNIPRDKPVLFVPNHQNALLDALLIVTHNRRKPYFLTRSDVFKSRALKRVFSFLRMLPIYRIRDGKDALANNHAIFDRCSELLKKNKTLVVFPEANHNLQRRVRPLSKGFVRILHTALVQEPNLDIQLIPIGFNYKDAKVFPDSVAVYYGKPISVQKEYDINSAFRSTARLKKMVSDDLQQLTTHIHAHDYEKTIAVLDALEPDYLDPTTTNRLLQDIELKKVALSTSQKRKINIGKPLFWVLNFPVLLLWKHVVLPKVPEDEFRSTFRFGYFLLFYPLYCTLLLIFFGLAFGYMIAAMFVLVLFMFNWGYVKFKY
- a CDS encoding M14 family metallopeptidase; its protein translation is MKKILFLLTVTISLNAYAQESVGLDYYLPQDVTYDESIPTPKSILGHEVGEWHVTHDKLMFYMQTLAKASDRITIENRGETFEERPILLLTITSPKNHQNIEQIRQEHVALTENGSISTDIDNMPIVVYQGFSIHGNEPSGSNAGLAYAYHLAAAQGPEIEELLNNMVILLDPSFNPDGLQRFAYWANTNKSIQLNADPNDREYDEVWPGGRTNHYWFDMNRDWLPVQLPESRARIESFHKWMPNILTDHHEMGTNSTFFFQPGEPTRVHPLTPKINQELTAEIGTYHAKALDKIGSLYYSEENYDDYYYGKGSTFPDVNGSIGILFEQGSSRGHIQESENGILTFPFTIRNQFTTALSTIEAAKNMRSKILRYQRDFYTSAAKEAAKSKTKAIIFGDAKDAAKAWHLAEILNRHKIKFHELSNDAKIDGKPFKKESSYVVPMNQKNHRLIKAMFEKRTTFTDSLFYDISAWTFPLAFNIDYTESTSLTNAGPEITDFQPLNGRVDQQSNYAYLFEWHEYYTPKALNTITQKGIRAKVAKSRFTLQGKTYDYGTIMVPVQNQNMNATDLYTFLSKVAQDSKIQITAVGTGLTKGIDLGSNDFDPIGKQKVAMLVGEGIRSYDAGEIWHLFDTRYDMKITKLDTKDFQRTDLSSYTDIIIPSGRLGKSEAKKLKEWVKDGGTLIGYRNVANWLNANDFLKLTFKKDTLVAKNISFEQRNDFSGAQVTGGAIFEAKLDRSHPINFGYSKDRLSLFRNTNIYLEPEKDSYDNPIQYTNNPLQSGYISEENLELIKNSVPFKVDRMGKGRVILFTDNTNFRAFWYGTNKLLMNAIFFGGLM
- a CDS encoding YfiT family bacillithiol transferase; its protein translation is MESMESLQYPIGRFKRPGAITDVQVKDWIAMLEDLPERLERLVKNLNAEQLDTAYRPGGWTVRQVIHHIADSHHHSYTRFKWALTEDKPVIKAYREKNWSDLFDAKTAPIQLSLNYLKVLHAKLVYLLKGLSKSDMKLFYIHPEDNSMVALEENIAKYAWHGSHHYAHIEGLLKRQGWL
- a CDS encoding peroxiredoxin, which translates into the protein MATIRLGDKAPDFTADSSMGSINLYDYLGDGWGILFSHPADFTPVCTTELGTAAKFKDEFDKRNVKMLALSVDGAASHAEWIKDINEVQQTTVNFPIIADEDKKVSDLYDMIHPNADNNLTVRSVFIIAPDKTVKLILTYPASTGRNFYELLRVIDSLQLTAYHKVATPANWENGQDVVVSPAISTSEAKEMFDKGVDEIKPYLRMTPDPTL
- a CDS encoding cold-shock protein is translated as MSKGTVKFFNDSKGYGFITEDGSNEDHFVHISGLIDEVREGDVVEFELQQGKKGLNAVNVKVVD
- a CDS encoding M20/M25/M40 family metallo-hydrolase yields the protein MKSSKLYVVAFLCVTSLFSQKSDEQQIKSIYDLALTQGKSYDWLNHLSNQIGGRLSGSVQAEQAVDYTKSQLDSLGFDKVWLQPVMVPKWVRGIPEFAYIESKPGITTNVPICALGGSVATPPGGIKANVVEVQSIEELESLGEAKLKGKIVFFNRPMQADLISTFAAYSGCVDQRGQGAAEAGKYGAVGVIVRSMNLRLDDYPHTGAMGYGDTPSENRIPAAAISTNGAELLSTTLKLNPNIQFYFKQNCKQLDDVKSYNVIAEIKGSTFPNEIMVVGGHLDSWDLGDGAHDDGAGCVQSMEALRLLKETGYTPKRTIRVVLFMNEENGLRGGKEYAAVAKNKNESHVFALESDAGGFTPRGFSFNASEDNINMAKNWATLFEPYLIHVFVEGYGGADINPLKNNNDDIVLAGLRPDSQRYFDHHHAENDTFEHINKRELELGGATMASLIYLFDKYGTIKK
- a CDS encoding GNAT family N-acetyltransferase; protein product: MKNIIHFEPLTVDNYPTYINVGAKAYNDHYLHLWPNGDSSPYILTSFTQAVLQQEEKDENTILFIIHYGKKPVGILKITLNKPLKNYTAKDSLYIDKIYILKEFTGKGIGKKAIQFLTLRANKLHKTILWLDTMQKGPALKFYLKNGFEIFDKTKIPFENVIEPEKAMYIMVKTI
- a CDS encoding thioredoxin family protein codes for the protein MARTESNMLALGTVAPDFNILDTVTDKTVNLHALTGKKGTLIMFICNHCPFVVHVNPEISKMAKTYQPKGIGFVAISSNDVENYPQDGPKYMKLKAKAEDYTFPYLYDETQAVAKAYDAACTPDFYLFDSDLKLVYRGQLDDSRPGNGKPLTGKDLRDAMDNLLDGKEIAKNQKPSIGCNIKWVDQ
- a CDS encoding cupin domain-containing protein; the encoded protein is MKIDSKDAMALLAKTNSPFLNLFEHGSLSVEIYQPEKIDLQQPHTRDEVYVIVSGSGEFLNGGTRTSFKAGDFLFVPAGVEHRFENFTNDFSTWVLFYGPEGGEKV
- a CDS encoding PPK2 family polyphosphate kinase gives rise to the protein MDEIDIKTYKATSGLNLSDYGTYEDFKKSDKDLKKQLKTVRKVLGDFQDTLYAHGKYSVLICIQGMDTSGKDSLIREVFKDFNVRGVVVHSFKVPTELELKHDYIWRHYIALPAKGKFGVFNRTHYENVLVTRVHPEYILGEHIPGVHDVADINQNFWDKRFEQINAFERHISENGTIIFKFFLHLSKEEQRQRLLRRLELKRKNWKFSPGDLKERKLWDSYMQCYQEAISKTTKPHAPWFIIPADNKKAARVIFANILLQELKKYKDITEPELDEKIKANLEQYKNQLQSE